The Puntigrus tetrazona isolate hp1 chromosome 3, ASM1883169v1, whole genome shotgun sequence nucleotide sequence AATTCGCTACTTACTTCCGAAGAGCGTTCTCGCACCGTTTGTTACGTCACTAGATGAGCGGTGTTCTCAAATGATTGGTGGATTCGAGAGGAGGAAAGCGGCATTGTGGGTAATGAAgtcataaatacacataatgcGGCACAAAATCGGTGATATGATTATTGATGAATCAGTTACCAACTATTTCCATTGGATGTACACGCTGTTTTGTTCACATGACTGAGACATTGTTGATTAATGATGCAtcctttaatataattatttataaattgtattactgtatgttatttcagtgtaaaataaagcattggTTTCATTTAGGCCATATCATTACACGTGTACAATACTATACAATGGtagtaatgttacattttgtattGAAATATGAGGTTCAAATACTTCATTTCGCCGATTTTCATGCAATAATTTGATTACTTTTGATGCACCAAAAATATTTCCTTAGCAAAAATTGCTTATTAAATGCTCATTAAATGTACGCAAATGTGGCGATTGACAGGTTGAAAGTAATAGGcctaataatagtattaatatagtatttatCACCTCgaaatattgattttgaatgttataagaaaatatatgataaatacatacaaaataattaaatggctattctcaggaaaatgttttaaatggtctaagcatttgtgaaataattgtataaaactatttttaccagtaaaacacatattaacttattttatgtatatgtttctTAATTAACTGAATTGATAAGTAAAGATTCTGACTTGCCCTATCAGTCAGAgatgttgaaatatatattaaagattCTATGCATGAACTTTTTTAATACAGAGAATTAGTTATCCTATATTCCCATCTAGTGTTCATCTTTGGTATTATCTAACTATCGCTTGTTATATAATCTGATAGTTTTCATTTTCTGGAAGCCCCCGAGCATGATAAAGTATTGAAAGTAAGCATACTTCCTCAGAATGACTTGTGTtgtgtaagtaaaaaaaaaggtgatgaATTTAGAAAATAATCAGATGTAATCCGTtactttactttaataaagtaattgaaaagTTACACTACTTTTCATGCTACAATGCAAACGTATTGTGTATAGCGACATACTGtgtactaaaaataaaagcttagaCAATTTAATATAGTAGCAGTTATCattatttagtacattttaaatgatgtaacACTGTGCAATCATTTGTATCTACAATTATTACGTATTTTCAGCTCGgcaaaatagcaaatatatctCTTCTGATGAGCAGTGATTTGGGGAGAAGGATCAGGTTCACGCTGATCTACTAAATTCATCTTATTAATAAACAGCGGTTAAATAGAGCGACTAAGACACACTCTGGATACCGGGGACTTCTGTAGAAGTGACTCAGATGAAGAACATTTGCGTTTTAAAGAGCCACTAATATAATTCCTGACATTATTCTTAACTTTATGAGctacatattttagtttttttttttcaaacaggcTATTTTCAGAGTAAAATCTGCGGGATGTTggttgaaatatgaaatatctaATATTGATATCAATCTGTATTACGCCGCGGACGagtgttttgtaaaaacaaaaaaacaaaaacaaaggatTATTCAGCTGCGGGCGCCATCTTGTGGCAAAGCGCGGGAATTAATTCGGCGCGGCACTCGCACTGCATTATGGGGATTCCCTAGCCTTTGATTGTACATCGGTTGTACCATTGACATATAAACACCTAGACGCCTCATTGGTCACTTTGAGCCGTTGCTGTGACGCGTCCGCCATGTTTATCCGGGCAAGACTGCTGTAAAAACAAATGGAGGTAAATAGGGGGTTGCTGTTTTTCTGGATAAAGTCAGGATAGTGTTTACATTCATCAAACGATTTCAGTGGTTTGTGACCTACGTGGACTTAAACATAACTCTACCTTCAGTTATTTAGTCCGGCTTGGAAAAAACTGTGAAAGCTCACACTTAAAACTTGATTTGTTGATTTGCttggtatttttttgttaacagtTCTAATATTAATGAAGTATAACTGTAACATATACAtgtaaagtcattttaatgttcCTTAAATGTCTTCGGCCCCAATTTTAGCTTTTCTTGTGCCCAGGTCAGAACACAGCTCATTCCCTTTGAAATACTGGGCTACTAAAAATTGACCATCattgagaaaattaaataaaatcagtaaatacaaatcaaaaagtGACAGCCTGCTAGTCTGCTTCCCACTCTAGATATAAACTCCACAACAAACATTAGCAAAAGCAACTGACAATCCTTTATGGATCCAGTAAAACTTACAGTGGTAAAATGATACAGTGcacaataacataataaaagtgttatgTCATATTGAAAAGTATATATAGTAGGCTACAACTTGTAGTAAagtgaataatataataaaacagcgAATGCTACAGTACAATAAGTGATATAATAGATTTATAATAGCAATTACATGTATAATaccatataaaatataaataacaatagatGGATAAAAGCAAATAGAATATGTAATATGAAAGGAGGAATAgtacagaataaataatgaaaaataaatagcagcttataaagtaaattaaataatagtgaaaacgacatatataatagtatttgtgtaataattattaaacaaaataagacaCAACTAAAAACACGCAAACATTTATGGTGGCCAATTCTGAATTGGGTTTAATTAATGTGtgcaaaacaaacactaaaaagaTATGAGCTGAGCCGAATTATATATCAAGTCAAAACCTGACCAATAAAGACAAATTCTCCACGTCAAGATCTTCCTATATTCTATAATGGggtttttcaattaattaacaaaataagtGACAAACAACTTGAGAAAGCTTGACATTTTGCTATACAACACAAATTACACTCACCCACGAAGTAAAAACCTAACAAGAAAAACCTAAGTTAATAATCATAACAACATGAAGAGCAATAACCAACTATGCTTTTGTCGTGACATCGCATCTTCACTCACTGAGGAGTTACTGTGTTTTTCCTTTATAAGCTATTTACaattgtgtaaataattttaaattgtaataattataatattgtaatttaatatttggtAAAAATGACCCTggcagagacagaaagagtaAATTAAAGCGAGAGCTTTAACTATAACAAATATGATATCAGACTGTGGAAGTCTTGTCTTCTGGAAATGCAGAGAACCGACTTTCTTCAgatttctttaaggcttggatGGTCCTCATTGCAATGcgctgaaaagggaaaaaaacagtcCACATTTTATGATAAGCTATTAAATCCTTATAATCTAGTGATGGTAAACTTACTTGTAAATTGTAAATGAGTAATGACAGTCTCGCACTGTCTTGTCAAAGTGATCACAGCTCATAGCACgatttactttataatataaactAGAAATATCGATGTCGTATATGAGAGGTGAGGAGAGTTGCCCGGACCAACATGGCGGCGACGTCGAGCGTATTTGTAAATCTACGCTCGCAACTCGCCTGTGTGATCGGGTCAAACAGCGCCTCCTACTGTCGGAATTTGGTGTAACACCGGAAGTGTCTGGCCAGAGTTTGTCGAAGTGCTAACGGCTACGCTAATGCATTACAGAGCGCAATACGATTCTCTGACTGAATGTGTCATCTCCACTCCGGACACGAATTCACACACTATCGCCATGCTACCGCAGCAGTGAACCTTCTACACGGCAATAAAAGGAAACGACTGCATATCCTTCTGCTGATCCAAGCGGTGAAACTAGGCAGGTTAGAAATCATTTCGCACCCCGGCTAATGATTCTGCATGTAGCCGTTAGCATGTAAACAAGTAAAGGAAACGCGACTGACAGATTAATTACTTTAATGCACTGCCTTCCCACTTCGTGTTATTGGAGATTTAAATcttcttattatatttttttagttgacTCTGAAATTCACATATGAGTTCTGACAGGCAGGAATGCTAACTAACGTTAGCTTCTAGCTTGTGAGATTATGAAGTTGTCGTTagttttgccttttttcttgGTGCGAGTTATTAAAAATTACTCAACAGCGAGTCTTCTGTGAGTGAAAATTAATCACATTTCATCTGGGTTACTGCAACTGACCCATTTGTATATGTCAATATGATATTGCGTGGTAtttgtttaatagtttttttcacttattatggcaaaaatgttttctgtttactTCAACATTGTGTACTATGTTCTGCTTTTCTTTACAAAAGACAGCATTTGAGTCGACGGTAAACTCTGAAGCAGCATACTTGCGCTTATCATATTTCTCCTCAGAGCGACTGCTTCGCTTGTAGTGAGATGATGACAAACAAGTAGCTGAAAGCTTTTGAAAGCAAGTTATTGGGCACGGTTTTGACACACACTGACCGCAGCGTCCCAGTCCATCAATCTCGCAGCACGTAATGGACCGATCAGTACAAATAATGGTTTTCGAACCGAGACGCATGCTGTTCAGTTGTTTTGCACTTCTGAACTCTTTCCTCTAAACTCTTTCCTTCAGGTGTGAATGACCGACGTGGTGCCTACCACCGCCCTCAGTGAAATAAAGCTCCGCCTCCTCTGCCACGATGAcatagagagaataaaagtgctTTGTGGAGAGTGGTTTCCCATCGAGTGAGTGCCGCGACGTCTGACCAAGCCATCTCTTTATTCAGGTCAAGTGCAATTCTAACGCagtctgttgtttgtttgcttgcgCTTTAGGTATCCAGACTCATGGTACCATGACATCACATCAAATAAGAAGTTCTTCTCTCTGGCTGCCACCTTCAGAGGTGGAATCGTCGGGATGATTGTGGCGGAAATAAAAAGTAGAACGAAAGTGCACAAAGAGGTACGACTTTCATACGTGTATTGAGGAAAATATCGACGCAAGGAGGAAAAACAgtgtcagaataaaaaaaaaaatgcttgttgtAATGGTGCGGCGCATTCTGtgcttaaaggagtagttcattcagaaatgtacatttgaaAATGCACTCGCACCTGGACCAttcaagatgcagatgagtttgtttcttcaatgcAGCAGATTAGGAAAAGTTAATATTTCATCACTTGCTCATTAAAGGATGCTCTGCAGTgtatgggtgccgtcagaatgagaatccaaacagctgataagaacattacagtaatccacaagtaaccCACACTGCTCCAAATGATCCTCTGtccataataaacacacacatatatatatatatatatatatatatatatatatatatatatatatatatatatatatatatatatatatatattgactgaATCAAGAGAGATATGCACAGATCTACAACAATTTATGAAAAGTCCAAAATTGTTCTAATCAAATATGTCAGGATTTCTATGCTAGAGGGACAACAGGTTTACTGCAATTGATGTACTTTAatcttgtggattattgtgatgtttttctaaGAAATTCtgtcggcacccattcactgtagaggatCTATTGGTGAGCAGGTGGTGTAATGCTAAATATCGTGGAATCTGTTcccacaaagaaacaaactctttgAATTGTCTGAAAGTGAGCAAATATTCAAGAAATTAGTATTTTAGGGTGAACCATTCGTCTAACGTTTATGGATAGGTGAGaggatttagttttatttgtgtattatctattatattattatgcattatctGCTGAATAATAAACGTTCGGTTGAGTAAAATGACTCGGACCGTGAACAATAGTCCCTCTGGAGCTGTGATGTAAAGGATCATAATTAAGATCATCTGACATATCCAAAGCCTTTTTATAGCAGGTGATTAATTAGGTTACAGACTACATTTCTGTACGTAGCAAAGGATTTGACCTTCATTAGAAAGGATTTTACCTCTTCATGCTACTAAATCTGCTGGAGTTTGTCTCTGTGCTCATGAGAACTTTTATGTTGAGCTAGTTAGATATTACTGGTAGTTCACTTTCAATGAGCTATTTAAACTCCTGCATGATGagtactgcattttaaaaataaaggttatggAATGCTTTTCCACAGAACAGAGCAGACTTATAATAGACGGAGTGTAATGTACAGTTTtgctatgcatttaaatgtacacatggacagagaaaacaataatgataattgtAATTACCACACAATAAAAAGGAAGTGCTATGGATAAGCCTGCTGAAATTAGTAAAAGATCAGGGGCCTTATTTATAACCGTCGCACTTCCTACGCAAAAAGGGTTTTATAAAAACAGACTTGCACGCAAACCTTACTCCTGGAGTGATGTAAATGAAGCAAGCAAAAGCTGTCATGGAGATAAgcactaaaattactaaaagaataatataaataactaaaagatGTTAACCTTATcagcaaatctgcataaatGTAGTTTAATTGAAACGGTTTAAACAACTTAAATGCTATTTGGCCAGTGAAAGAATGAGATGAACTCTATTCTAATTGATCTCATacttatttaaaagtttttgcttttttgtttttatcttgacatatttattcatataaacatCCAGAAtattgagtgatttttttttttttttttttgcagtaaaatgaATGTATGGAACAAGTGGTTCCATTTATAAAGAGATGTTTGTGCCGCTTCCGGCATGCGCACGGTTTTATAAATCTGTAAACGTTTGTGTTAAAATCTAGTTAAATCTagcttttttgtaaatatacacTTTTAGGATAAAATCTACGGGGAGTTTTTTAAATGAGACCCAGGTTCTGTGGAGAGTGATGGCGTAAACCAGTGCCATTATTGATATTACACATTAATGTTGTTGTGCGTGGAATATTTTTACAGCACCGGGGTTAAACACTTTCTTTATCTATTGGCGTAAGTGCAGAGAGCCGGAAAGAGAAGTGAGATTTAAATGTGATAATATTTGATTTGTCAGGGTTTTCAGTGTGATTTCTTCTCAGTGATTTTGAGAGATTTCttcaaaagtcatttttcattttatttctttcttcttcttttttttagtgtgattcatatctatatctatatatatagatatctatatatctatctctatatatatatatatatatatatatagatatatagatatatatatagatatatagatatatatatatatatagagatatatagatatgtatatatatatatagatatgtatatatatatatatagatatatatatatatatatagatatatatatatatatatatatatatatatatatagatagaagatatatatatatatatatatatatatatatatatatagagagagatagatagatagatatatatatatatatatatatatatatatatatatatatatatatatatatatagagagagagagagagagatatatatatatatatatatatatatatatatatatatagagatagatatagatatagatatacatacacacatatacatacactttACAATTCTACCATTTTAACTGTATTGTAAGCCATGGTGAGCATtttcatgaaagaaaaaaattctttatCTCCCTCAGTATGTCAGTAACTAACAATAAAATCCAAATAATcactttttgttatttcagtgtTATTCCAGCTAACCATCTGTGTTGCTAACTCAGCATACACTTCCCTCCACCAGGATGGAGACATATTGGCTTCCAGTTTTCCTGTTGACACTCAAGTTGCTTACATCCTGAGTTTAGGGGTCGTGAAGGAGTTTCGAAAACACGGAATAGGTGGGAATGACTCCAGTTTCAATTATTCTTACAAACGGTGCGAACTTCATCCAGACAGTTTGCACGGTCACTTTCTTTGTCTGTCTTCGCAGGCTCTCTGTTACTAGACAGTCTGAAGGAGCACATCTCCACCACGGCGCAGGACCATTGTAAAGCCATCTACCTGCATGTGCTCACCACCAACAACACTGCCATTCACTTCTATGAGAACAGAGACTTTAAACAGCACCACTATTTACCGTATTATTACTCGATACGAGGAGTGCTGAAGGATGGCTTCACCTATGTCCTCTACATCAATGGC carries:
- the nat15 gene encoding N-alpha-acetyltransferase 60, yielding MTDVVPTTALSEIKLRLLCHDDIERIKVLCGEWFPIEYPDSWYHDITSNKKFFSLAATFRGGIVGMIVAEIKSRTKVHKEDGDILASSFPVDTQVAYILSLGVVKEFRKHGIGSLLLDSLKEHISTTAQDHCKAIYLHVLTTNNTAIHFYENRDFKQHHYLPYYYSIRGVLKDGFTYVLYINGGHPPWTIFDYIHHIGSALASLSPCSIPQRIYRQAQNLLRSFLPWSGISSKSGIEYSRTM